From Leptospira meyeri:
AGAAGTTCGTTTGTTATGATGCCAATGGCTTGGAGTTGTTCTGCGGACAATTGTAAGCTATCAATTTCTGTAATCAGTTTTACCGGGTAAGGAAATAACGATATGATTTCCCCTGATAAAGGAATTAGATATTCATCCAAAAGTAATTCGTGAAATGCTTTCCCTAAATACAATTTGTCGTAGAGAAGGGACATGGTTTTGATACGACTGGTCGCATCCTTTAAAGAGTTTCGAATTTCTTCATTTTTCTGTGACCCTGCTTGTAAATCTAAAAGATTATAAAGGATGGTCATATTGTTTTTGATTCGATGATGAACCTCTCGTAATATCATTTCTTTTTCGGAAAGAAGGGACTTTACTTTTTCTTCAGCACTTTTTCTTTCTGTGACATCATGAACGATTGAAAAAAGCAGATGACGGTTACTAGTTTCAATAGGAGTGGAATAAACTTCTACCTGTTTGACGATACCATTTGCAAGTTTGTGTGGAAAAGAAAAATAACTTCTTTCTTCTGCGAGGGCACGCATTCTCTCTGCTTTCACTTCTTCCGGAGGTAAAATATTGATTTCTTCAATTTTCATTTTCGTTAGAACTTCATGAGGGTATCCATAAAACTGAATGGCCGTCTGGTTGGCGTTGATGATGTCTCCCGAATTTGGTTCAATGATGAGCATAACAGATGAATTCTTTTCAAAAAAGTCTCGAAACCTTCTTTCACTTTCAGTTAGCTTTTCGGAAACAATTGATTTTTCGATGGCAATACTCACCAGGTCTGCTGTTTCCGTAATGATAAAAATATCAAATTCATTAGGGCTTGCAATTTCACGATGGTAAATGGCAAAGGTACCAATGACTTCGTTTGTATGGGAGCGGATAGGTTCAGACCAACAAGAATACAAACCAACGCTTAAGGCGACGTCTTTATAATTTTTCCATAAGGGACTTGTTCCAATGTCTTCTACGATCACTCGTTTGCCGGTGTAGGCAGCTGTGCCACATGAACCTGCTTCTGGCCCAATGGTGACTCCTTCAATGGAATCGTTATAAATTTTAGGAAGGGAAGGGGCAGCACCAATTTTGATTTTAGAATTTTCGATGAGAATTACCGTGCAGATCATGGTGGGATTGAGAGTTTCAATTCCCAATACAATTTCGCTCAGTATTTCTGGGAGTGGCGCATTTCCAACA
This genomic window contains:
- a CDS encoding histidine kinase dimerization/phosphoacceptor domain -containing protein encodes the protein MKLRNRNLNPERIADFECYRSGILELIVGNAPLPEILSEIVLGIETLNPTMICTVILIENSKIKIGAAPSLPKIYNDSIEGVTIGPEAGSCGTAAYTGKRVIVEDIGTSPLWKNYKDVALSVGLYSCWSEPIRSHTNEVIGTFAIYHREIASPNEFDIFIITETADLVSIAIEKSIVSEKLTESERRFRDFFEKNSSVMLIIEPNSGDIINANQTAIQFYGYPHEVLTKMKIEEINILPPEEVKAERMRALAEERSYFSFPHKLANGIVKQVEVYSTPIETSNRHLLFSIVHDVTERKSAEEKVKSLLSEKEMILREVHHRIKNNMTILYNLLDLQAGSQKNEEIRNSLKDATSRIKTMSLLYDKLYLGKAFHELLLDEYLIPLSGEIISLFPYPVKLITEIDSLQLSAEQLQAIGIITNELLTNSLKYARDSSKELEIRIKVWTEEDNFFLLISDNGKGFNPEITNPENLGFGLTLVAMLIKQLSGTLTFHGDSGAEYKIKFPINKPHP